One region of Patescibacteria group bacterium genomic DNA includes:
- the pyrH gene encoding UMP kinase, translated as MKNTYILSLGGSLIVPEIGIIDWKFLKAFRTLILARIKKGEKFFIISGGGATARNYIQAADRIVKTSDNDRDWLGIHATRLNAHLLRTIFRDVAQASIIKNPSFKLQVKKKVVIAGGWKPGWSTDYVATLIAQEYEIEKIINLSNIDYVYTQDPKENPNAQKIEEIDWTNFQKIVGKKWSPGLNAPFDPIASQKCNQLNLEVSILNGKNIKNLIKYFEGDKFKGTIIKNKKER; from the coding sequence ATGAAAAATACATACATTTTATCTCTAGGTGGTTCACTAATTGTTCCGGAAATCGGAATAATTGATTGGAAATTTTTAAAAGCGTTTCGAACACTTATTCTAGCTCGCATAAAAAAGGGTGAAAAGTTTTTTATTATTTCTGGTGGAGGAGCCACCGCTAGAAACTACATTCAAGCCGCAGATAGAATAGTTAAAACCAGTGACAATGATCGTGATTGGCTCGGAATTCATGCCACTAGATTAAATGCCCATCTTTTAAGAACAATATTTCGAGACGTGGCTCAGGCAAGCATTATTAAAAATCCTAGCTTTAAACTACAGGTTAAAAAAAAGGTAGTTATAGCTGGTGGCTGGAAACCAGGATGGTCAACGGATTATGTTGCCACACTCATCGCCCAAGAATACGAAATAGAAAAAATTATAAACCTTTCAAATATTGATTATGTTTATACTCAAGATCCGAAAGAAAATCCAAATGCCCAAAAAATAGAAGAAATAGATTGGACCAACTTTCAAAAAATTGTTGGAAAGAAATGGAGTCCAGGACTAAATGCCCCTTTTGACCCAATCGCAAGTCAAAAATGCAATCAATTAAATTTAGAGGTCTCAATTTTAAACGGAAAAAATATTAAAAATCTCATCAAATATTTTGAAGGAGATAAGTTCAAAGGAACAATTATAAAAAATAAAAAAGAGCGGTAG